The sequence below is a genomic window from uncultured Methanobrevibacter sp..
CAAGACTTCAAAAGACACTTACCAGACAAAAACCGTGATTTTAGCAACCGGAAGCTCACACAGACACCTTAACGCTAAAGGTGAAGAGGAATTCAAGGGAAAAGGAGTCAGTTACTGTGCAACATGTGACGGATTTTTCTTTGCAGGAAGAGACATTATAATGGTGGGCGGAGGAAACAGCGCACTTCAGGAAGCTCTTTATCTTAAAAACCTTGGAGCTAACGTTACCCTGGTTCACAGAAGAGATGAATTCAGAGCCCAAAAACACCTGCAGGACATGATTGAAAAAGAGGAAATTCCCACAATACTGAATGCAACTGTCGAAGAAATCAAAGGTGAAATGCTGGTTGAATCAGTTATCCTTAAAGATACAAAAACAGACGAGCTGAAGGAAGTTCCTACAAACGGAGTGTTTATAAGCGTCGGATATATTCCTCACACTGAACTTGCAGCTCAACTGGGTGTTGATCTTGATGAATCCGGACATATCATCATAGACAAAGAGCAAAAAACAAATATAGATTACGTATATGCAATCGGCGATGTGTGTGTAGGTTTAAAACAGTGGGTAGTAGCATGCGGTGAAGGTGCAGTGGCTGCAACTTCAG
It includes:
- the trxB gene encoding thioredoxin-disulfide reductase, which codes for MEQYDIIIVGAGPGGLTAGIYAGRQGTKNLIIDRDLAGGIGREVPEMENYPGFENISGLELIEKMKAQAIKNCDLHEMEEVVEITKTEDEYRFTVKTSKDTYQTKTVILATGSSHRHLNAKGEEEFKGKGVSYCATCDGFFFAGRDIIMVGGGNSALQEALYLKNLGANVTLVHRRDEFRAQKHLQDMIEKEEIPTILNATVEEIKGEMLVESVILKDTKTDELKEVPTNGVFISVGYIPHTELAAQLGVDLDESGHIIIDKEQKTNIDYVYAIGDVCVGLKQWVVACGEGAVAATSAYHELKEND